One stretch of Streptomyces sp. 135 DNA includes these proteins:
- a CDS encoding GntR family transcriptional regulator → MRIPAHSVCTAIRDDIVAGVYERGGRLTEELLARRYGVSRVPVREALRTLEAEGFVVTRRHAGACVAEPTEQEAADLLELRTVLEPLAAARAAQRRTDAHLKVLRGLVRLGQERVRKGQGEDLRSLGGWFHETLAQASGSPGLITLLTQLRHKLAWMYVVGPPAAPAVSWSEHAAIVDAVARGDVERARMLTAGHAERATAAHRLRPSPRAGRVREVQHPVNTVSLRN, encoded by the coding sequence ATGCGCATTCCCGCACACTCGGTATGCACGGCCATCCGGGACGACATTGTCGCCGGGGTCTACGAAAGGGGTGGGCGGCTCACCGAGGAGCTTCTCGCGCGCCGTTACGGCGTCTCCCGCGTCCCCGTACGCGAAGCCCTGCGCACCCTGGAGGCCGAGGGCTTCGTCGTCACGCGCAGGCACGCGGGCGCCTGTGTCGCCGAGCCCACGGAGCAGGAGGCAGCCGACCTCCTGGAGCTGCGCACGGTGCTCGAACCGCTCGCCGCGGCCCGCGCCGCACAGCGCCGCACCGACGCGCACCTCAAGGTCCTGCGCGGACTCGTGCGGCTGGGCCAGGAGCGCGTGCGGAAGGGTCAGGGGGAGGATCTGCGCTCGCTGGGCGGCTGGTTCCACGAGACGCTCGCCCAGGCCTCCGGCAGCCCCGGCCTCATCACGCTGCTCACCCAGCTGCGGCACAAGCTCGCCTGGATGTACGTCGTAGGGCCCCCGGCCGCGCCCGCGGTGTCCTGGTCCGAGCACGCGGCGATCGTCGACGCGGTGGCCCGCGGGGACGTGGAACGGGCCAGGATGCTCACTGCCGGCCACGCGGAGCGGGCGACGGCCGCGCACCGGTTGCGCCCCTCGCCGAGGGCAGGCCGGGTGAGGGAAGTGCAACATCCCGTAAACACGGTGAGCCTCAGGAATTAA
- a CDS encoding DNA topoisomerase IV subunit A, with amino-acid sequence MARRSTKTPPPDDSFEEKILDIDVVDEMQGSFLEYAYSVIYSRALPDARDGMKPVHRRIVYQMNEMGLRPDRGYVKCARVVGEVMGKLHPHGDASIYDALVRMAQPFSMRLPLVDGHGNFGSLGNDDPPAAMRYTECKMADATSLMTESIDENTVDFEPNYDGQEMEPSALPAAYPNLLVNGASGIAVGMATNMPPHNLGEVIAAARHLIKHPGADLETLMKYVPGPDLPTGGKIVGLTGIKDAYESGRGSFKIRATVAVENVTARRKGLVVTELPFSVGPEKVISKIKDLVGAKKLQGIADVKDLTDRSHGLRLVIEIKNGFVPEAVLEQLYKLTPMEESFGINNVALVDGQPLTLGLKELLEVYLDHRFDVVRRRSEFRRGKKRDRLHLVEGLLVALLDIDEVIRLIRSSENSAQAKERLIERFSLSDIQTQYILDTPLRRLTKYDRIELESERDKLNGEIDELTGILDSDAELRKLVSSELAAVAKKFGTDRRTVLLESAGSPAATVSLQVADDPCRVLLSSTGLLARTANGEPFGDGETKRVKHDAIVSAVPATARGEVGAVTSEGRLLRLSVVDLPQLPETMGAPNLSGGAPVSELLPLTKDEKLICLMTLDESSPGLALGTAQGVVKRVVPDYPSNKEELEVITLKDGDRIVGAAELRTGEEDLVFITDDAQLLRYQASQVRPQGRPAGGMTGIKLADGAKVISFTAVDPAVDAVVFTVAGSRGTLDDSVQTTAKLTPFDQYPRKGRATGGVRVQRFLKGEDCLSFAWAGPTPPHAAQRNGAPAELPDIDPRRDGSGVSLAKPVAAVAGPV; translated from the coding sequence ATGGCCCGCCGCAGCACGAAGACCCCGCCGCCCGACGACTCGTTCGAGGAGAAGATCCTCGACATCGACGTCGTCGACGAGATGCAGGGCTCCTTCCTCGAGTACGCGTATTCGGTCATCTACTCCCGGGCCCTGCCGGACGCCCGCGACGGCATGAAGCCGGTCCACCGCAGGATCGTCTATCAGATGAACGAGATGGGCCTGCGCCCCGACCGCGGCTATGTGAAGTGCGCCCGTGTCGTCGGCGAGGTCATGGGTAAATTGCACCCCCACGGCGACGCGTCGATCTACGACGCGCTGGTGCGCATGGCCCAGCCCTTCTCGATGCGCCTCCCGCTGGTGGACGGCCACGGCAACTTCGGCTCGCTCGGCAACGACGACCCGCCGGCCGCCATGCGGTACACCGAGTGCAAGATGGCCGACGCCACCTCCCTGATGACGGAGTCGATCGACGAGAACACCGTCGACTTCGAGCCGAACTACGACGGCCAGGAGATGGAGCCGTCCGCCCTCCCGGCGGCCTACCCGAACCTCCTGGTCAACGGCGCGTCGGGCATCGCGGTCGGCATGGCGACGAACATGCCGCCGCACAACCTCGGCGAGGTCATCGCCGCCGCGCGCCACCTGATCAAGCACCCGGGGGCCGACCTCGAGACGCTGATGAAGTACGTGCCGGGCCCCGACCTGCCCACGGGCGGCAAGATCGTCGGCCTGACCGGCATCAAGGACGCGTACGAATCGGGCCGCGGCTCCTTCAAGATCCGCGCGACGGTCGCCGTGGAGAACGTGACGGCGCGCCGCAAGGGCCTGGTCGTCACCGAACTGCCCTTCTCCGTAGGGCCCGAAAAGGTCATCTCCAAGATCAAGGACCTGGTCGGCGCGAAGAAGCTCCAGGGCATCGCCGACGTCAAGGACCTCACCGACCGCTCGCACGGCCTGCGCCTGGTCATCGAGATCAAGAACGGCTTCGTCCCGGAGGCCGTCCTGGAGCAGCTGTACAAGCTGACGCCGATGGAGGAGTCCTTCGGCATCAACAACGTCGCGCTGGTCGACGGACAGCCCCTCACGCTCGGCCTCAAGGAGCTCCTGGAGGTCTACCTCGACCACCGGTTCGACGTGGTGCGCCGCCGCAGCGAGTTCCGCCGCGGCAAGAAGCGCGACCGCCTGCACCTGGTCGAGGGCCTCCTGGTCGCCCTTCTGGACATCGACGAGGTCATCCGCCTCATCCGCTCCAGTGAGAACTCCGCGCAGGCCAAGGAGCGCCTCATCGAGCGCTTCTCGCTGAGCGACATCCAGACGCAGTACATCCTGGACACCCCGCTGCGCCGTCTCACCAAGTACGACCGCATCGAGCTGGAGTCCGAGCGCGACAAGCTCAACGGCGAGATCGACGAGCTGACCGGCATCCTGGACTCGGACGCCGAGCTGCGCAAGCTGGTCTCCTCCGAACTGGCCGCCGTCGCCAAGAAGTTCGGCACGGACCGGCGCACGGTGCTCCTGGAGTCGGCGGGCTCCCCGGCCGCCACGGTCTCGCTCCAGGTCGCGGACGACCCGTGCCGCGTCCTCCTGTCGTCGACCGGCCTGCTGGCCCGTACGGCCAACGGCGAGCCCTTCGGCGACGGCGAGACCAAGCGTGTCAAGCACGACGCGATCGTCTCGGCGGTGCCGGCCACGGCGCGCGGCGAGGTGGGCGCGGTCACGTCCGAGGGGCGGCTGCTGCGGCTCTCCGTAGTGGACCTCCCGCAGCTCCCGGAGACGATGGGCGCGCCCAACCTCTCCGGAGGGGCGCCCGTCTCCGAGCTGCTTCCGCTGACGAAGGACGAGAAGCTGATCTGCCTGATGACGCTCGACGAGTCGTCGCCGGGTCTGGCACTGGGCACCGCGCAGGGCGTGGTCAAGCGTGTGGTGCCCGACTATCCCTCCAACAAGGAGGAGCTTGAGGTCATCACCCTGAAGGACGGTGACCGGATCGTGGGCGCGGCCGAGCTGCGCACCGGCGAGGAGGACCTCGTCTTCATCACGGACGACGCCCAGCTGCTGCGCTACCAGGCCTCCCAGGTGCGCCCGCAGGGCCGTCCAGCGGGCGGCATGACGGGCATCAAGCTCGCCGACGGCGCGAAGGTCATCTCCTTCACGGCGGTGGACCCGGCGGTGGACGCGGTCGTCTTCACGGTGGCGGGCTCGCGCGGCACGCTCGACGACTCGGTGCAGACGACGGCCAAGCTCACGCCGTTCGACCAGTACCCGCGCAAGGGCCGCGCCACGGGCGGTGTGCGCGTCCAGCGGTTCCTGAAGGGCGAGGACTGCCTGAGCTTCGCCTGGGCGGGCCCGACGCCGCCGCACGCGGCCCAGCGCAATGGCGCACCGGCCGAGCTGCCGGACATCGACCCGCGCCGTGACGGTTCGGGCGTATCGCTGGCGAAGCCGGTGGCGGCGGTGGCCGGCCCGGTGTAG
- a CDS encoding M23 family metallopeptidase — MAFTRATGKHRRPSRLTRTTANVAGVAAITTTGVIGGLAAPALAAADDAAFEHTGLTQAISVGDSLAASIDAQAAAQRQAADDAAAAKKAEEAAKKKAAEEKRKAEAEAKAKAKKEREAKERAAREAERKRLNTYVSPISGSYVSTGYQTGGAMWSSGSHTGVDFHAASGTPVHAVGAGTVVEAGWGGAYGNNVVIKMNDGTYTQYGHMSSLGVTVGQTVTPGQQIGLSGSTGNSSGPHLHFEARTGPDYGSDIDPVAYLRSHGVNV; from the coding sequence ATGGCGTTCACCCGTGCCACCGGGAAGCACCGTCGTCCCAGCCGCCTCACCCGCACCACCGCGAACGTCGCGGGCGTCGCCGCGATCACCACCACGGGTGTCATCGGAGGCCTGGCCGCTCCGGCGCTCGCCGCCGCCGACGACGCCGCCTTCGAACACACCGGGCTCACCCAGGCGATCTCCGTGGGCGACTCGCTCGCCGCCAGCATCGACGCGCAGGCCGCCGCCCAGCGGCAGGCCGCCGACGACGCCGCGGCCGCCAAGAAGGCCGAAGAGGCCGCCAAGAAGAAGGCTGCCGAGGAGAAGCGCAAGGCCGAGGCCGAGGCCAAGGCGAAGGCCAAGAAGGAGCGCGAGGCCAAGGAGCGCGCCGCCCGCGAGGCCGAGCGCAAGCGCCTGAACACCTACGTCTCCCCGATCTCCGGCTCGTACGTCTCCACGGGCTACCAGACCGGCGGCGCCATGTGGTCCTCCGGCAGCCACACCGGCGTCGACTTCCACGCAGCGTCCGGTACCCCGGTCCACGCGGTGGGCGCCGGTACCGTCGTCGAGGCGGGCTGGGGCGGTGCCTACGGCAACAACGTGGTCATCAAGATGAACGACGGCACGTACACCCAGTACGGCCACATGTCATCCCTCGGCGTCACCGTCGGCCAGACGGTCACCCCGGGCCAGCAGATAGGCCTCTCGGGCTCCACCGGCAACTCCAGTGGCCCGCACCTCCACTTCGAGGCCCGCACCGGCCCGGACTACGGCTCGGACATCGACCCCGTGGCGTACCTCCGCTCGCACGGCGTCAACGTCTGA
- a CDS encoding pitrilysin family protein, with the protein MPMGHTATAEAGSGGLTATEHRLANGLRVVLSEDHLTPVAAVCLWYDVGSRHEVKGRTGLAHLFEHLMFQGSKQVHGNGHFELVQGAGGSLNGTTSFERTNYFETMPAHQLELALWLEADRMGSLLSALDEESMENQRDVVKNERRQRYDNVPYGTAFEKLTALSYPEGHPYHHTPIGSMADLDAATLEDAREFFRTYYAPNNAVLSVVGDIDPEQTLAWVEKYFGSIPSHDGKQPPRDGSLPERIGKELREVIEEDVPARALMAAYRLPEDGTRACDAADLALTVLGSGDSSRLYNRLVRRDRTAVAAGFGLLRLAGAPSLGWLDVKTSGDVEVPVIEAAVDEELARFAAEGPTPEEMERAQAQLEREWLDRLGTVAGRADELCRYAVLFGDPQLALTAVQRVLDVTAEEVQEVAKARLRPDNRAVLVYEPVSTDAEDAENTQAAETAEEEEAAK; encoded by the coding sequence ATGCCCATGGGTCACACGGCCACAGCCGAGGCCGGCTCCGGCGGCCTGACAGCGACCGAGCACCGGCTGGCCAACGGCCTGCGCGTGGTGCTCTCCGAGGACCACCTGACCCCGGTCGCCGCGGTCTGCCTCTGGTACGACGTCGGCTCCCGCCACGAGGTCAAGGGGCGGACCGGCCTGGCCCACCTCTTCGAGCACCTGATGTTCCAGGGCTCGAAGCAGGTGCACGGCAACGGCCACTTCGAACTGGTCCAGGGGGCGGGCGGCTCCCTCAACGGCACGACCAGCTTCGAGCGCACCAACTACTTCGAGACGATGCCCGCCCACCAGTTGGAGCTGGCCCTGTGGCTCGAGGCCGACCGGATGGGCTCGCTGCTCTCCGCGCTCGACGAGGAGTCCATGGAGAACCAGCGCGACGTCGTCAAGAACGAACGCCGCCAGCGCTACGACAACGTCCCGTACGGCACGGCCTTCGAGAAGCTGACCGCGCTCTCCTATCCGGAGGGGCACCCCTACCACCACACGCCGATCGGCTCCATGGCCGACCTGGACGCGGCCACCCTGGAAGACGCCCGCGAGTTCTTCCGCACGTACTACGCGCCCAACAACGCCGTCCTGTCGGTCGTCGGCGACATCGACCCCGAGCAGACGCTCGCCTGGGTCGAGAAGTACTTCGGGTCGATCCCCTCGCACGACGGCAAGCAGCCGCCGCGTGACGGCTCCCTCCCGGAGCGCATCGGCAAGGAGCTGCGCGAGGTCATCGAGGAGGATGTGCCGGCCCGCGCCCTCATGGCCGCCTACCGCCTCCCGGAGGACGGCACGCGCGCGTGCGACGCGGCCGACCTCGCCCTCACCGTCCTCGGCAGCGGCGACTCCTCCCGGCTCTACAACCGGCTCGTGCGCCGCGACCGCACCGCCGTCGCCGCCGGATTCGGCCTGCTGCGCCTCGCCGGTGCCCCCTCGCTCGGCTGGCTGGACGTGAAGACGTCCGGCGACGTCGAGGTCCCGGTCATCGAGGCCGCCGTCGACGAGGAGCTCGCCCGCTTCGCCGCGGAGGGCCCCACCCCGGAGGAGATGGAGCGCGCCCAGGCCCAGCTGGAGCGCGAGTGGCTCGACCGTCTCGGCACGGTCGCGGGCCGCGCGGACGAACTGTGCCGGTACGCGGTCCTGTTCGGCGACCCGCAGCTCGCTCTCACCGCGGTGCAGCGCGTGCTCGACGTCACCGCCGAGGAGGTCCAGGAGGTCGCCAAGGCCCGCCTGCGCCCGGACAACCGCGCGGTGCTCGTCTACGAACCGGTGTCCACCGACGCCGAGGACGCCGAGAACACTCAGGCCGCCGAGACCGCAGAGGAAGAGGAGGCGGCGAAGTGA
- a CDS encoding HPr family phosphocarrier protein: protein MAERRVNVGWAEGLHARPASIFVRAATAAGVPVTIAKADGNPVNAASMLAVLGLGAQGGEEIVLASDAEGAEAALDRLAKLVADGLEELPETV from the coding sequence ATGGCTGAGCGCCGCGTCAACGTCGGCTGGGCCGAGGGCCTCCACGCCCGACCCGCCTCCATCTTCGTCCGCGCGGCCACGGCCGCCGGCGTCCCCGTGACGATCGCCAAGGCCGACGGCAACCCGGTCAACGCCGCCTCGATGCTCGCGGTGCTCGGCCTGGGCGCCCAGGGTGGCGAGGAGATCGTGCTCGCCTCCGACGCCGAGGGTGCGGAAGCCGCCCTGGACCGTCTGGCGAAGCTGGTCGCGGACGGTCTCGAGGAGCTTCCGGAGACGGTCTGA
- a CDS encoding pitrilysin family protein, which yields MTEAATMQFHPQPQAGTAKPWAFPAPERGALPNGLTVLRCNRPGQQVVAVEVHLEAPLDAEPKGLDGVATIMARAFNEGTDKHSAEEFAAELDRCGATMDAHADHPGVRVSLEVPVSRLPKALGLLSDALRAPAFADSEIERLVRNRLDEIPHEAANPARRAAKELSRQLFPASSRMSRPRQGTEETVKAIDAAAVRAFYEAHVRPATSTLVVVGDLAGTDLDAVLADTVGTWKGGTAEPRPMPAITADDTGRVVIVDRPGAVQTQLLIGRIGPDRHDRIWPAQVLGTYCLGGTLTSRLDRVLREEKGYTYGVRAFSQVLRSAPDGTGAAMLAISGSVDTASTGPALEDLWTVLRTLAAEGLTDAERDVAVQNLVGVAPLKYEMAASVAATLADQVEQNLPDDFQARLYRQLAATGTVEATAAVVSAFPEDHLVTILVGDAAEIEEPVRALGIGEVSVVAG from the coding sequence GTGACCGAGGCCGCGACGATGCAGTTCCACCCCCAGCCCCAGGCCGGTACGGCCAAGCCGTGGGCCTTCCCCGCCCCCGAGCGCGGCGCGCTGCCCAACGGCCTCACGGTGCTGCGCTGTAACCGCCCCGGCCAGCAGGTCGTCGCCGTGGAGGTCCACCTGGAGGCGCCCCTGGACGCCGAGCCGAAGGGTCTCGACGGCGTCGCCACGATCATGGCGAGGGCCTTCAACGAAGGCACCGACAAGCATTCGGCGGAGGAGTTCGCCGCCGAGCTCGACCGGTGCGGCGCCACCATGGACGCGCACGCCGACCACCCCGGCGTCCGCGTCTCCCTCGAAGTCCCGGTCTCCCGCCTCCCCAAGGCGCTCGGCCTGCTCTCCGACGCCCTGCGGGCCCCTGCCTTCGCGGACAGCGAGATCGAACGCCTCGTACGCAACCGCCTGGACGAGATCCCGCACGAGGCGGCCAACCCGGCACGCCGCGCGGCCAAGGAGCTCTCCAGGCAGCTGTTCCCGGCGAGTTCGCGCATGTCGCGGCCCCGCCAGGGCACCGAGGAGACGGTCAAGGCCATCGACGCGGCCGCGGTGCGCGCCTTCTACGAGGCGCACGTGCGTCCCGCCACGTCCACCCTGGTGGTCGTCGGCGACCTCGCGGGCACCGACCTGGACGCCGTCCTCGCGGACACCGTCGGCACCTGGAAGGGCGGCACCGCCGAGCCCCGCCCGATGCCCGCGATCACCGCGGACGACACGGGCCGCGTCGTCATCGTGGACCGCCCCGGAGCCGTCCAGACGCAGCTCCTGATCGGCCGCATCGGCCCGGACCGGCACGACCGGATCTGGCCGGCCCAGGTCCTCGGCACGTACTGCCTGGGCGGCACCCTCACCTCCCGTCTGGACCGCGTCCTGCGCGAGGAGAAGGGCTACACCTACGGCGTACGGGCGTTCAGCCAGGTCCTGCGCTCCGCACCGGACGGCACGGGCGCCGCGATGCTCGCCATCAGCGGCTCCGTCGACACCGCCTCCACGGGGCCCGCGCTGGAGGACCTCTGGACGGTCCTGCGCACCCTCGCAGCCGAGGGCCTGACCGACGCCGAGCGCGACGTGGCGGTGCAGAACCTGGTGGGCGTGGCCCCGCTCAAGTACGAGATGGCCGCCTCCGTGGCCGCCACGCTCGCCGACCAGGTCGAGCAGAACCTCCCGGACGACTTCCAGGCGCGGCTCTACCGGCAGTTGGCCGCGACCGGCACCGTGGAGGCCACCGCGGCCGTCGTGAGCGCCTTCCCGGAGGACCACCTGGTGACGATCCTCGTCGGGGACGCCGCGGAGATCGAGGAGCCCGTCAGGGCGCTCGGCATCGGCGAGGTGAGTGTGGTCGCCGGCTGA